The Sebastes umbrosus isolate fSebUmb1 chromosome 4, fSebUmb1.pri, whole genome shotgun sequence genome has a window encoding:
- the LOC119486157 gene encoding gamma-crystallin M3-like has translation MTSSSMNMGRVVFYEDRNFQGRSHECSSDCADMSSYLSRCHSCRVERGCFMVYDRTNFMGNQYFLRKGEYSDYQSMMGMNDCIRSCRMIPMYRGSYRMKIYERENFGGMMHELMDDCDNTMDRYRMSNCMSCNVMDGHWLMYEQANYRGRMMYMRPGEYRNFTNMGMSNMRFMSMRRINDSYY, from the exons ATGACTTCTAGCAGCATGAACATGGGCAGG GTGGTGTTCTACGAGGACAGGAACTTCCAGGGTCGTTCCCACGAGTGCAGCAGCGACTGTGCCGACATGTCTTCCTACCTGAGCAGGTGTCACTCCTGCAGGGTGGAGAGAGGCTGCTTCATGGTCTACGACCGCACCAACTTCATGGGCAACCAGTACTTCCTGAGGAAGGGCGAGTACTCCGACTACCAGAGCATGATGGGAATGAACGACTGCATCAGGTCCTGCCGTATGATCCCCATG TACCGTGGCTCGTACAGGATGAAGATCTACGAGAGGGAGAACTTTGGAGGCATGATGCACGAGCTGATGGACGACTGCGACAACACCATGGATCGTTACCGCATGTCCAACTGCATGTCCTGTAACGTGATGGACGGACACTGGCTGATGTACGAGCAGGCCAACTACAGAGGCAGGATGATGTACATGAGGCCTGGAGAGTACAGGAACTTCACGAACATGGGCATGAGCAACATGAGGTTCATGAGCATGAGGCGCATCAATGACTCATACTATTAG
- the LOC119486899 gene encoding gamma-crystallin M2-like — MCQRADSTRCHIKQRAALRCIKALHSHMWESSPPQSTRAALQRNANMSATDMNMMSKVVFYEDRNFQGRSHECSSDCADMSSYLSRCHSCRVERGCFMVYDRTNFMGNQYFLRRGEYSDYQSMMGMNDCIRSCRMIPMYRGSYRMKIYERENFGGMMHELMDDCDNTMDRYRMSNCMSCNVMDGHWLMYEQANYRGRMMYMRPGEYRNFTNMGMSNMRFMSMRRINDSYY, encoded by the exons ATGTGTCAGCGTGCTGACTCAACACGCTGCCACATAAAGCAGCGAGCGGCGCTCAGGTGTATAAAAGCCCTGCACTCACACATGTGGGAAAGCAGTCCACCGCAGTCAACCAGAGCAGCACTACAACGAAACGCCAATATGTCCGCTACCGACATGAACATGATGAGCAAG GTGGTGTTCTACGAGGACAGGAACTTCCAGGGTCGTTCCCACGAGTGCAGCAGCGACTGTGCCGACATGTCTTCCTACCTGAGCAGGTGTCACTCCTGCAGGGTGGAGAGAGGCTGCTTCATGGTCTACGACCGCACCAACTTCATGGGCAACCAGTACTTCCTGAGGAGGGGCGAGTACTCCGACTACCAGAGCATGATGGGAATGAACGACTGCATCAGGTCCTGCCGTATGATCCCCATG TACCGTGGCTCGTACAGGATGAAGATCTACGAGAGGGAGAACTTTGGAGGCATGATGCACGAGCTGATGGACGACTGCGACAACACCATGGATCGTTACCGCATGTCCAACTGCATGTCCTGTAACGTGATGGACGGACACTGGCTGATGTACGAGCAGGCCAACTACAGAGGCAGGATGATGTACATGAGGCCTGGAGAGTACAGGAACTTCACGAACATGGGCATGAGCAACATGAGGTTCATGAGCATGAGGCGCATCAATGACTCATACTATTAG